TCCACAATTGGCAACCCTGACTCTAACAATACTTCTACCGACTCAGCTAAAGGTGCTGGGAATCTTTCACCGACGGATAGTGAGAAACCCATAGATAGCCAAAATCCTGCGGAGGCTGCTAAGGATATTGTTAAAACCACTAGTTCAATTTTGTCTAATACTCTACCGAATGCCTTAAAAGTTGCTCCCAATACGCCCAATCTTTTTCAAGGCAAAGGCTCTTTAGGCTCTCTAGTTCCCAATGGTACTAACAAAAATGCTACAGGACTTGGATGGGGTAAAAATGGCGATCGCCAAAGTAATTTTGGTAACGGGCGATCGTCTAGTAGTGCTTTAGGAAAAATTGGTGCACCTTTGGGGCTTCCAACTGGCAATATCAACTCTACATCTACCAATAACTCTAACAATCCTTCAAATTCTACCGTTCCTGCTAATCCCTCCAACAATTCCCCAAATACTAAAATCCGTTGTCAAAGTTGTGCAAAGCCTGATTACCCAGTCAATGCTAGAGATCGCGGTTTAGAAGGACAGGCAAAAGTAGCTGTTGATGTTGATAGCAATGGCAATGTGATTAATGTGCGATTGCTCAACTCTAGCGGTCATTCTGAATTAGACGAAGCAGCGAAGCAAGCTGCATGGAATTGGAAGTTTGATCCTTCGCAAAATGGTAAACAGGCAATCCCTGCCAGCATCAATTTTCAAATCGAGAACTCAGATTATGCAAAGCGTAGGCAAGAACAAAGACAACTAGAACCAAAACGTGAGGAAAACATTGCTCCAATTGCTGCACCAATCCAACCTAGTCAAACATCGCAGAATCCGATTCAGAAAGAGCCAGTAGCCCCTAAAACTGCTCCTGTGCAACCAACAAATGTTGATATCCCTAGGGATAATATTCTGCCAACAAAGCCAACGCCATCAACATCCGCACCCATTGAGACCATATCTCAGCCACCAATAACTCCTCAAACAACTCCATCGCTTGTAACAGAGCCACCAATAGCTCCTGCGCCAGTAATACTGCCTGAGTCACCTAGCAATCAAGAAAAGCCATCTCCATCTTCCACCAAAGTCGAGACAAGCAAATAACTAACCGAATAATGAGATGCTTTGCAGTGCTTGATTAATCTATTCTTGTGGAGATTAGTCGTAAAGTTTGAGGGATCTCCTCAGTTTCTGCATCAAATTCCAATAGGGTTTCACGGGTCGGTAAATATCCTGATTCCCCAAACGAGAGCAACATACGTTGTAAGGCAATCCATATTTCCGATTCAAATTCCCAATCGTAGCGAGAGTTTGACCTACCTGCGATCGATCGCAATGCCCAAAAGTAACTATTGCGGACAATTGAGCCTTGTTTGTTATATTTCGGCACATCGTCACGGTGAATAAATAGAACTTCATTATCGATCTTGGCACGCATTTGTTAAAGACTTATTGGAGAGTTGGCACTGTAAAATTATCGACTGATTAAGACAAAACCGCGCGTCTTACCTCCATCAAGATCAACAGTAGCGATCGCCTGCCATAACTCTTGAGCCTTGACCCATACAGGCGGATACTTGTAACGCGAAACATCAAGGATTAAAAAGCGATCCGTTGATTGATCATAAGCAGCGATCGGCGAGATATGCCCTCCTGTCTCTTGCCCAATCGATTTTCGCAAATAGTTGACAATCACAAAATTATTGGGCTGTTTTAAATTATCAGCAACTAACTGCCGAAATTGCGATATATCAATATCACCAGCATGATAGATCTTGACTTTGACATCATAGCTTTCTAGTAATTGAGCTAACCTCTCTAAATTCATTCCTCGTCTAGAAATAGCGCTAGCAGATGAAACCTTACGGGTGCGATCGCTATTAAAAAAGTTTTCTTGAGTAAACATATGAAAACTTGGATATTCAGGAGTTTCAGGCGCAGCAATATTTAGAGCATTGAGAACCATTACCATGCTAGCTACACCGCAATATGCTTGATTTTTTTGGGTGATAAAATGAATGCTTAGGGGGAAATAGTCATTTCTAAACTGACTATTAATTAATAGTTTTTCACCTTCGCTAGAGTTAAAAGGAATCAAGTTTGACGGTAGTTTTAGGGTTTGGGCAAATACACCATCTGCGAATATCCAACTCAGAATAAATGCTTTAATTACAATACTTATAACAATTTTCATGATATTCAACTAGCATTGAAAATAGAGAAAATTTGACAGTAAATTAAATCATCACTATCAAAAGTTTTTATTACAAAAATGTTTAATCTACTGTTTGATGAGCTACTTAACTACTGTTTCTTTCGGAAATAGAAATGACAGGGGGTAACTAGGATTAGCGGCAAATCCGAGAATGCCGCGATCGCGATGTTCGTAAATCAATTGATTATTGGCATCAAATAGGAATGTCGCGCCACGCTGCGTCATATATGAAGCATCAGGAACATAGGCATTCCAATTACCTAAAACTTCTGCCATATTTCGCAATCGCAATGTGGCAAGCTCAAAGGGACGCTGAAACCCAGAGCCACCCGCCCATTTAAAGAAAGAACCCTTTAATGGCGGTAATGGTGCAGCCTTGATAACCTCATCATCAGCGATTAACTGTGGCGCATGGCGATCGCCTTTATAGCCACGAAAGACTTCCTTTAATGTGCCTTGGCTCGCAATTCCTGCACACATCAACATGAGATTAACCCATGCACTTTGCCCTGATGTAAGTAAGGGAAACTTCGTCGTCAGTCCCGCATAGAGATTTAACTGCCGATGGAGTTCTCCCGTATTATCGACAAACATCCAATTAGGATCAAAACCTGTAAACTTACAGAAATATTCGCCTGACTGGCGATCCCCTATGCCGATCGCTCTAATAGCGATTCCTTCTGATTCAATGCGATCGCATTCTCTTTGAATCCACCAAATATATTCAAGACTATCAAAATCGCCTAGCTGAGGTAATACTAAAATGAGTTTGCGTGATGCTGATTGACAACTATCAAATATTGAGGCGATCGCACCATCACTAACCCGTTGCCGTTGAGTTTGACTAAGAATTTCGTAAGTATTCTGCATAGTGTTGATCAGATCACTGAACCTCTGCTAGTAAATTGGCTAGGCGCGGATATTTGGAAACTAAGCCAAAGGTTTCAGGTGAAACCACATCATAGGTAAAATGGCGCTGGGCAATGCAGAAGCGATCCCAAGCAGCAACTTCGATTCTGAATAATTTGATAATCGTATCAACCAGAAAAGGAGTGAGTTCAAATTGCCAACCAACTTTTAAATTTAAAAATTCACAGAACTGAGCCACTAAATCTTGAGCAGTTAAACGCTGCATTCCCAAAACTAAGCGGGCGGGTGATGGGGGAACTGATGGCACTGTTAGCAAATGGGTCACAACTTGAGCAATATCGCTGGCATGGACAAAATGGAAGCTACCATCGGTTTTCAGGAATCTGGCATAGGGAACATATTTGAGAATATCTTTTAATCCCTTAGAAAGGTGGGAATAGGGCTTATCCTTGGCTCCACCAAACACGAGGGTGGGAAATACAGTAATCAGGCGATCGCGAATTATCGAATTCTCTAAGGTCTCTAAACAAGCATGTTTAGATGCAATGTAATCTGTGCCAAATTCTCCTGCTTCGGGAATAATTTGATTATGGGAATCAAGAATGCTTGCTGTTGAGAAATAGATCGCCCGTTCACATACCAGTGGGTCAAGAGAGGAAAACAACTCGATGGTTTTATCACGATTAACGATAAATGCTTCTTCTCCCCCCCAGCCTGCGGCAGTACTGACCACAAATTCCATCGTGCGGAGTAACTCTTTATGATTACCAATATTCTGCATCGAGTCCTCGATGACATGCACATTAGGGCGATCGCGAAGATCGATCTGTAACTTACGGCGATCGCGCACCAATAGATATAGTTCGTAATCAGTTTTTGCTAAAAGCTCCTCGATCAAATAATGACCAACACAACCACTCGCACCTGTAATAAAGACTTTTTTCGGCATTCTCTTGAATAATTTAGGGGATTTTAACAATAGGATTTATCACCGTAGGGTTTAGTAATTCCTTGATTACTTACGGGAAAAAGCAACATATCCATCAGGACATATTGGTTTAGCAGCGAGCTTGAATCTTGGTGGTGGTTGGCGAGTTGGCTTCTGACTCTCACAGAGTAGCTCAACAGTTAGTACCTCCTGAGAATAAGGAACCAGTCTAGTTGTATAAACCAAACCGATATATGATTTCAAAGAATCTTTTTTAGCTAAGGCTATATGCTGTACTGCCTTTTTAGCATCTAAAACCACAACTTGATATTTATAGTTTTCTGACTCATCTTTGATACCTAGCTCTAGATCCCCCAGTTTGTTAGTAAAATATCCCTTTTCTGTAAAGAAAGCCTGATGACCTCGATTCATAACTGATATATAGGCTCTTGCTTCACTTTGCCATGCCAGATATGAAAGAGGGACAGACTCAGGGAAAGTAAGTTCAGCATCCAGTTTCGTATCATTGGATATCCGCTTTAATAAAAGGATATTAGGCATCAATAGGTTGCCGACAATGTTGGTTGTACTGGAGCCGTAGTACATTTGCTGCATGATTGCAGGCATAAATATCTGCTGAAGGATCAGTTGTCCCCTTGAGTTAATTGAGAAAGTCGCTCTCGAACCAAAACTACCCTGAAAAACGTCCAGATAGACTTGTCCATTTTCAGAATTAACTTGATATTCTGCTTTGACTGCGGTCTTTTTGCTGGGATTAATTAGATAAAGGTTGCCGTCGGGTGTAAATAAGACAGTGAGAGAATCTGTATCACTACCTAAAGTTGTTAGTTGCCATTTGCCGATTAATTGTCGGGCTTCATTCGGTAATTCTGTCGGTTCCGCCGCGATCGCCTGATGCTCGAGATCTGCCAAATTGTGATGTAGCATTATCAATGCTGAAGTATTTACCCCAATTGTTAGGGTTAGAGCAAGGGTTAACTTAGTGAACCATCGCTGTAATCGAGTTTTATGTAGAGAATATTGCATAAGTACTAAGTATATCTAAAGACCAATGCTTGCCAAATAATTTTACGCTTTCTGGTTAAGGGTTGATCTCTAGGTAAGTAGTTAAGCATAAGTAAACCTACAGCGCTTTGCCCTCAAAACCAAACCACAAGATGTTTTTTGAAAGGCTTGCGTCGCAAGCCTTTCAAAAAACATCTTGTGGTTCGTTTGATCGAAAATTGCTGTAAAACCCAAATTGCTGTTTCGCACGCTATGCGTGCGAAACAGCAATTTGGGTTTGGTTTATAACTATGCTGAGCTACTTACATCAGTTTTGCGGAGTACGTGAGAATTTGATTCTTGTGACAAATTTTATGACACAGAAAATTAATGGAAAGCTAATTCAAGGGCATCAGGTCGCATCTGGCAAAGGCGCAAATAGCCCCTATGCTCAAGGCACGATCTCCACACAAATACCTTTATTTCAAGAGTTAGGGCTGGACTTGTCGCCTTATTTTAGAGGCACTTTAAATGTGGACATATCCCCCTATACCTACCACATGAAAACCCCACAGTTCACTTTCCGTAAGGTGAATTGGACGATATCACACCCTCCCGAAGATTTTTCATTTTCACAATGTCTAATTATATATAACGACGATAGTTACGATGGCTGGGTGTATTATCCACATCCAGAAACTAAAATTCGGCATTTCCACAATCCTTCGATAGTTGAGGTGATTGCCATACCTATTCCCAAGATTAAATATGGCGATTTACTCCAAGTATCCATAAATCCCATTGAGATTGATATCCTTGATTTCACAGCTTAGGGACTTGCGATTAATTAAAGTACCTACGGCTTCGACTTCGCTCAGCCAACTTTGGCTGAGCGAAGTCGAAGCCATACAAACTCGGTGGTACTTTTTTTCTTGTCAAGTCCCTTAGGAATACGCAGGAAAGATTTTTGTGGCGTGACTTTACCACGCCACAAAAATCTTTCCTGCGTATTGCTGCGTATTATTGATTTTTCTTCAGGGCAAAGGATTGCTGCAGCATTGTCAGTGCATAATTAAATTTGAGGTCATGACTGGAAACCACGCTCTCAAAAATTACGTCCTAGCAATTTATGAAATCGCCACAACCGCCATCCCAGCCTAAGTCCCCGAAACCACCTAAGTCCAAGTTGATGACTCAGATCAATCAACTGACGCAGGTAGTTAATGGGGTATTAAAAATTAATCCGAAAGAGCGTGTCCCCAAGCTAGAAGTGCGCCGATCGCAAAAGGATAAGCCCGAAATTTATGACTTAGTAGGTGATCGCTACATATTAGGACGTAGCACTAGTAAATGCGATATTGTCGTGCAAACGCCACTGGTGAGCCAAGTTCATGCCCAGTTAGTGCGCGATCGCACCCAAAAGAAAGCACAATTTATTCTCCAAGATCAAGACTCGACGAATGGCATTTATCGCGATAAGCAAAGGCTCAAGTCTGTGCCATTACGTCACAAAATGAAAATCACACTAGGTCCTCCTGAATTAGCTGAGGCGGCGACAATTCGATATATTGATCCGCCACCTTGGTATATCCGCACGGTGCAATATACGGGTATTGGCATAGGCGCGATCGCAGGAATAATCGTATTAGCGATCGGCTATGAAGTGGGGCGCGTTCCCGACCTGAAACCCTTGCCCGTTACCCAACAGGGACCTGTAGAAGTCTTGGCAGGCGATGGCGTGAAACGTCTTGATCCTACGGATATTGCTAATCATACGGAATACAATACTTTAGCTGAGTTTGGGAAATTCATTCCCAATGCGGTAATTGCCTCTGAAGATACTTCTTTTTATTGGAATATTGGCGTTGACCCCGTAGGTGTAGGAAGGGCAATCGTCACAAATGTGCGTAGTCGGGGTGAGCGTTTAGAGGGTGCGAGCACCATTACACAGCAGTTAGCCCGCAACCTACTCGGTAAGACCTATGTGGGAACCGATGATTCCGCAGGTCGGAAATGGCGGGAGGCAGCAGCGGCGATCAAGCTTACCTTTACCTATAACAAAGAGGAAATCCTGCGTCTCTATCTAAATCGCGCCTATACAGGTAATGGAGTCTACGGATTCAAGGATGCGGCTAGGCTCTATTTCGGGAAAGAAGCCTCAGAGCTCAATCTCTCAGAAGCCGCAACCCTAGTAGGACTTTTACCTTCGCCTGAAACTATCAATCCTTTTAAGAATAAAGATCTTGCCATCGAATAT
The sequence above is drawn from the Pseudanabaena yagii GIHE-NHR1 genome and encodes:
- a CDS encoding energy transducer TonB, which gives rise to MNDTQQEQELHQQLANSHRDREWKALKIFMSISIPCSVALHFVTLSALPQLGGQVGNSNRDSQEELLEFKIVEESQETKLEDINQILDTRQAENIEEAIAFAPIANLKDSSTIGNPDSNNTSTDSAKGAGNLSPTDSEKPIDSQNPAEAAKDIVKTTSSILSNTLPNALKVAPNTPNLFQGKGSLGSLVPNGTNKNATGLGWGKNGDRQSNFGNGRSSSSALGKIGAPLGLPTGNINSTSTNNSNNPSNSTVPANPSNNSPNTKIRCQSCAKPDYPVNARDRGLEGQAKVAVDVDSNGNVINVRLLNSSGHSELDEAAKQAAWNWKFDPSQNGKQAIPASINFQIENSDYAKRRQEQRQLEPKREENIAPIAAPIQPSQTSQNPIQKEPVAPKTAPVQPTNVDIPRDNILPTKPTPSTSAPIETISQPPITPQTTPSLVTEPPIAPAPVILPESPSNQEKPSPSSTKVETSK
- a CDS encoding phytochelatin synthase family protein; amino-acid sequence: MKIVISIVIKAFILSWIFADGVFAQTLKLPSNLIPFNSSEGEKLLINSQFRNDYFPLSIHFITQKNQAYCGVASMVMVLNALNIAAPETPEYPSFHMFTQENFFNSDRTRKVSSASAISRRGMNLERLAQLLESYDVKVKIYHAGDIDISQFRQLVADNLKQPNNFVIVNYLRKSIGQETGGHISPIAAYDQSTDRFLILDVSRYKYPPVWVKAQELWQAIATVDLDGGKTRGFVLISR
- a CDS encoding peroxiredoxin-like family protein, which produces MQNTYEILSQTQRQRVSDGAIASIFDSCQSASRKLILVLPQLGDFDSLEYIWWIQRECDRIESEGIAIRAIGIGDRQSGEYFCKFTGFDPNWMFVDNTGELHRQLNLYAGLTTKFPLLTSGQSAWVNLMLMCAGIASQGTLKEVFRGYKGDRHAPQLIADDEVIKAAPLPPLKGSFFKWAGGSGFQRPFELATLRLRNMAEVLGNWNAYVPDASYMTQRGATFLFDANNQLIYEHRDRGILGFAANPSYPLSFLFPKETVVK
- a CDS encoding NAD-dependent epimerase/dehydratase family protein, yielding MPKKVFITGASGCVGHYLIEELLAKTDYELYLLVRDRRKLQIDLRDRPNVHVIEDSMQNIGNHKELLRTMEFVVSTAAGWGGEEAFIVNRDKTIELFSSLDPLVCERAIYFSTASILDSHNQIIPEAGEFGTDYIASKHACLETLENSIIRDRLITVFPTLVFGGAKDKPYSHLSKGLKDILKYVPYARFLKTDGSFHFVHASDIAQVVTHLLTVPSVPPSPARLVLGMQRLTAQDLVAQFCEFLNLKVGWQFELTPFLVDTIIKLFRIEVAAWDRFCIAQRHFTYDVVSPETFGLVSKYPRLANLLAEVQ
- a CDS encoding type IV pilin-like G/H family protein, producing MQYSLHKTRLQRWFTKLTLALTLTIGVNTSALIMLHHNLADLEHQAIAAEPTELPNEARQLIGKWQLTTLGSDTDSLTVLFTPDGNLYLINPSKKTAVKAEYQVNSENGQVYLDVFQGSFGSRATFSINSRGQLILQQIFMPAIMQQMYYGSSTTNIVGNLLMPNILLLKRISNDTKLDAELTFPESVPLSYLAWQSEARAYISVMNRGHQAFFTEKGYFTNKLGDLELGIKDESENYKYQVVVLDAKKAVQHIALAKKDSLKSYIGLVYTTRLVPYSQEVLTVELLCESQKPTRQPPPRFKLAAKPICPDGYVAFSRK